In one window of Comamonas testosteroni DNA:
- a CDS encoding LysR family transcriptional regulator, which yields MNPGFSYRHLYYFWVVAKEGGMARAAERLGMAVQTVSTQVRELERSLGYVLLKPSGRGVVLTDAGLAAMRQAEQIFQLGEQLPAVVRDAVGAPTVRLIVGISDELPKLAVQSLMQSVMQERNLRLLCMVDEFEDLLGDLALHRLDVVLADRAAPLNPNLKVYSHSLGSSPLAWYAPSSLYVAAKHNFPHSLSTVPVLLPTTHAAVRPRLDQWFERNSIRPHLVGEFEDSALLKTFGAAGMGVFPMASLVHEELTSRYAVKRLGACEGVEEHFFAIAASRKVLHPLVQQLFPSQE from the coding sequence ATGAACCCAGGCTTCAGTTACCGGCACCTTTACTATTTTTGGGTTGTCGCCAAAGAAGGTGGCATGGCTCGCGCTGCAGAACGTTTGGGCATGGCCGTGCAAACTGTGAGCACGCAAGTTCGTGAGTTGGAGCGGTCTCTGGGGTATGTTCTGCTCAAGCCCTCAGGTCGAGGAGTGGTGCTGACGGATGCGGGACTTGCCGCCATGCGGCAGGCAGAGCAAATATTTCAACTTGGAGAGCAACTTCCTGCGGTAGTGCGCGATGCAGTAGGCGCGCCTACGGTGCGTCTGATTGTCGGAATCTCCGACGAATTGCCTAAGCTGGCGGTTCAGAGCTTGATGCAGTCAGTGATGCAGGAGAGGAACCTCCGGCTACTGTGTATGGTCGATGAGTTTGAGGACCTGTTGGGTGACCTCGCGTTGCATCGATTAGATGTTGTTCTTGCAGACCGAGCCGCGCCGCTCAACCCGAACTTGAAAGTCTATAGTCATTCCCTGGGTTCATCTCCGTTGGCTTGGTATGCGCCATCATCGCTGTATGTAGCAGCTAAGCACAATTTTCCTCATTCTCTATCCACGGTGCCCGTCCTACTGCCAACCACGCATGCTGCCGTGCGTCCAAGGCTCGATCAGTGGTTTGAGCGCAACTCAATCAGACCACACCTCGTCGGAGAATTTGAAGACAGTGCCTTGCTCAAGACATTTGGCGCTGCCGGTATGGGTGTATTTCCCATGGCCAGCCTCGTTCACGAGGAGTTGACCAGCCGATATGCAGTGAAACGTCTCGGTGCCTGCGAGGGTGTTGAAGAACATTTTTTTGCGATTGCTGCAAGTCGCAAAGTGTTGCATCCGCTGGTGCAGCAGTTGTTCCCATCACAAGAATAG
- a CDS encoding crAss001_48 related protein, translated as MGTNLLHFGQAMAMLEHCINGCEPNTSALPPQQQRVLDEKQELDIRITRLDEFILRNALFHQLDPDEQARMRRQLDVMRELSVILGERISAF; from the coding sequence ATGGGCACGAACCTGCTGCACTTCGGCCAGGCCATGGCGATGCTCGAGCACTGCATCAATGGCTGCGAACCCAATACCAGTGCGCTGCCGCCCCAACAGCAGCGCGTGCTGGATGAAAAGCAAGAGCTGGACATCCGAATCACCAGGCTGGACGAGTTCATTCTGCGCAATGCCTTGTTTCACCAGCTGGACCCCGATGAGCAGGCCCGCATGCGCCGTCAGCTCGATGTAATGCGTGAGCTGTCTGTGATCCTGGGCGAGCGCATCTCTGCTTTCTAG
- a CDS encoding universal stress protein: protein MLKVLVPSDGSPNSLYAIRHVIDEFNKGQGLEIHLLNVQPPFSKLITEYSSKSARMEFHQEQADAALLETRRMLDTAGIPYTVHSEVGNKVDCIVDAARRLHCDLILMSTARKSSLVRLIENSVTNQVLEKTSVPVEVIPGEAASKLERIGIPAGVGAGAGAGIVALWMASS, encoded by the coding sequence ATGCTGAAAGTACTTGTCCCATCAGACGGTTCGCCCAATTCTCTGTATGCCATACGTCACGTTATCGATGAATTTAATAAAGGCCAAGGGCTTGAAATTCATCTTTTGAACGTACAGCCGCCATTCTCGAAACTCATCACCGAATACTCAAGCAAGAGCGCTCGAATGGAGTTCCACCAAGAACAGGCTGATGCTGCGCTCTTGGAAACGCGCCGGATGCTGGATACCGCGGGAATCCCGTACACCGTTCACTCAGAAGTTGGCAACAAAGTGGACTGTATTGTGGACGCTGCACGTAGGCTCCACTGCGACCTAATTCTGATGAGCACGGCGCGCAAGAGCTCACTGGTACGGCTGATTGAGAACTCTGTAACCAATCAGGTGCTAGAGAAAACAAGTGTCCCCGTAGAGGTCATTCCTGGGGAGGCTGCATCGAAGCTCGAGCGCATTGGCATTCCCGCCGGAGTCGGCGCCGGCGCCGGCGCAGGCATCGTTGCTTTGTGGATGGCCTCGAGCTGA